Proteins from a single region of Cydia strobilella chromosome 2, ilCydStro3.1, whole genome shotgun sequence:
- the LOC134750090 gene encoding uncharacterized protein LOC134750090 has protein sequence MEKVRYLSTIFFLKVFPQAAMWSRKQSVCSAVSDASKGEDDPLSGGLQLYPFAIALRVRVLQIVCGIGGIVVGAVGWLEERQQVELGLGVPAGGITVLAAATSVYYSRGFGGWPSSRAGAPRAWGAPWRALGPSPCAAVPLTLLWTAALAAHIAMLAFCIRSLLNIGCGSSTCIGVAGAQLSVSVSTLAAAVFMLQLDLRYDASLSPPSRHSDMHTCTAVSMVPLTSVAVHSGNSGDADGSPYEKTKDAPSPLEPT, from the exons TTAGATATttatctacaattttttttcttaaagtgTTTCCGCAAGCAGCGATGTGGTCGCGCAAGCAATCAGTGTGTAGCGCGGTGAGCGACGCGTCGAAGGGCGAAGATGATCCGCTCAGCGGTGGCCTACAGCTCTACCCCTTCGCCATCGCTCTGCGGGTGCGGGTGCTACAG ATCGTGTGCGGCATCGGCGGAATAGTGGTGGGAGCGGTGGGCTGGTTGGAGGAGAGACAGCAAGTCGAGCTCGGGCTCGGTGTACCAGCGGGGGGCATCACAGTGCTGGCGGCAG CAACTTCAGTGTACTACAGCCGAGGCTTCGGCGGCTGGCCGTCCTCACGGGCGGGCGCGCCGCGCGCGTGGGGCGCCCCGTGGCGCGCGCTGGGACCATCGCCCTGCGCCGCCGTGCCTCTTACGCTACTGTGGACGGCAGCTCTAGCAGCCCACATTGCCATGTTGGCTTTTTGTATCAGATCGCTCTTAAATATCGG ATGCGGTAGCAGTACGTGCATAGGTGTGGCGGGCGCGCAGTTATCCGTATCCGTGTCGACGCTAGCGGCTGCTGTCTTTATGCTGCAACTCGACCTGCGGTACGATGCGTCGCTATCCCCGCCTTCGCGCCACTCCGACATGCACACCTGCACTGCTGTGTCTATG GTGCCGCTGACTTCGGTGGCTGTGCACAGCGGGAACAGCGGCGACGCGGACGGCAGCCCGTACGAGAAGACCAAGGATGCTCCTTCGCCGCTGGAACCCACCTGA